The following proteins are encoded in a genomic region of Mycobacterium sp. 155:
- a CDS encoding FAD-binding oxidoreductase, which yields MTSSNDALIVGAGVIGSSIALELARAGYSVRVLDKGPGAGHGSTSASSAIVRFNYSTETGVATAWEAAQCWREWSDHLGGKVDEPLARFYRCGWTFLDTEMAPAERSMKLFDACGVPYEYLDAEALAARMPTMDVGQYYPPKAIEDEHFFDDAQGSVGALFTPDGGFVDDPRLAAANMADAAVAFGARFSYRTEVVAATRGGDVWKIETDRGETIETPIVVNAAGPWSGAFNELAGIGGDFTVTVKPLRQEVAHVSAPPGYNPEGGLGSAIGDLDLGVYMRPEPGGGLLVGGTEPECDPLEWIDDPDSANLNRTAAQFERHVTRAARRLPELTVPSQPRGIAGVYDVSSDWAPIYDKTDQPGFYVAMATSGNQFKNAPLVGRLMTTLIAAVENGTDHDNDPVHHVGEHTGLDIDLGAFSRKRPLNPDSTGTVMG from the coding sequence ATGACCAGCAGCAATGATGCCCTCATCGTCGGTGCAGGTGTGATCGGGAGTTCGATCGCACTGGAACTGGCTCGCGCCGGGTACTCGGTACGTGTCCTCGACAAAGGCCCGGGCGCGGGACACGGCTCGACCAGCGCCTCGAGTGCAATCGTTCGATTCAACTATTCGACGGAGACCGGCGTGGCCACCGCATGGGAGGCGGCGCAGTGCTGGCGGGAATGGTCCGATCACCTGGGCGGAAAGGTGGACGAGCCGCTCGCCCGCTTCTACCGGTGTGGGTGGACCTTCCTCGACACCGAGATGGCGCCAGCGGAAAGGTCGATGAAGCTCTTCGACGCGTGTGGAGTGCCGTACGAGTACCTCGACGCCGAGGCACTCGCCGCTCGCATGCCCACGATGGATGTCGGCCAGTATTACCCGCCGAAGGCCATCGAAGACGAGCATTTCTTCGACGACGCTCAGGGTTCGGTCGGTGCGCTGTTCACCCCGGACGGCGGTTTTGTCGACGACCCACGCCTCGCGGCGGCAAACATGGCCGACGCTGCTGTCGCGTTCGGAGCGCGGTTCTCGTACCGGACAGAGGTTGTCGCAGCTACGCGCGGCGGTGACGTGTGGAAGATCGAGACCGACCGCGGCGAGACCATCGAGACGCCGATCGTCGTGAACGCGGCCGGCCCGTGGTCTGGTGCGTTCAATGAACTGGCGGGTATCGGCGGTGACTTCACCGTGACGGTGAAGCCGCTGCGCCAGGAGGTAGCGCACGTCAGTGCGCCTCCTGGATACAACCCGGAAGGCGGTCTCGGATCGGCGATCGGCGACCTCGATCTCGGGGTCTATATGCGGCCCGAGCCTGGTGGTGGTCTCCTCGTGGGCGGTACCGAACCCGAGTGTGACCCGCTCGAATGGATCGACGATCCCGATTCGGCAAACCTCAACCGGACGGCAGCGCAGTTCGAACGCCATGTCACCCGGGCCGCGCGTCGCCTGCCCGAACTCACTGTTCCCAGTCAGCCCCGTGGGATCGCCGGTGTCTACGACGTCTCCTCCGACTGGGCGCCGATCTACGACAAGACCGATCAGCCGGGCTTCTACGTCGCGATGGCCACCAGCGGCAATCAGTTCAAGAACGCTCCGCTGGTTGGGCGCTTGATGACGACACTCATCGCCGCGGTCGAGAACGGCACCGATCACGACAACGACCCGGTCCATCATGTCGGCGAGCACACCGGCCTTGACATCGATCTCGGCGCATTCTCCAGGAAGCGCCCGTTGAACCCGGATTCGACCGGCACCGTGATGGGGTAG
- a CDS encoding helix-turn-helix domain-containing protein produces MVEGLRTLTPAERDALTRTATSRSEAHGLVTRAQIVLDCASGGVAEAARRSSVSPTTATKWWRRFTEHGLAGLHDAPRTGRPSSDEIDTVLEYALFSPPEGSKRWSTRAIAQDAGLSQATVSRIRRRVFEHPDAGHQLVVSNAAGILSYVEVGPRGCVLGFSHGTGTRPTSAPSAALVDAVETIFCAALLTHPFVGHPPQPSAAQAPARQGLSMSLSALLERAAGALFTGVSPTLLVDTELDSGAGRWLRRHPEFTVRVLTGDAWFAAVHRIADELDPRQTAELQVVQQRIRAARAKDADSFSWVRSADHGPSTSAVPIPTAPADPVSGDLGLAMVALCTAISGGELRPGDEIPPRTISRRTGLTPTRVSETLSWFASEAQLDRRNGRYWIPMPSARDIIETYTARGLLGTAIARRLADPATVLPPALDAYLDRLRVCHEMHLTHDAYMIDLDFQNELARCANMPRIGSMFVQLSLQLRLFVTIIGLDYQYPTDEIVTDGRRLVLACQKNDAEAAVAAWRQKTDNCVRHMLRFLDAMASRTK; encoded by the coding sequence ATGGTTGAGGGGCTTCGAACACTCACCCCCGCTGAGCGCGACGCCCTAACCCGCACCGCGACCTCGCGGAGCGAGGCGCACGGTCTGGTTACCCGCGCCCAGATCGTTCTCGACTGCGCATCGGGCGGCGTCGCCGAAGCCGCTCGTCGCAGTTCGGTCAGTCCGACGACCGCCACGAAATGGTGGCGCCGCTTCACCGAGCACGGGCTCGCGGGGTTGCACGACGCCCCGCGCACCGGTCGCCCATCGAGCGACGAAATCGACACGGTGCTGGAATATGCACTCTTTTCGCCACCGGAAGGCAGCAAACGGTGGTCCACGCGTGCCATCGCCCAGGACGCCGGATTGAGCCAGGCGACGGTCAGCCGCATCCGGCGCCGCGTATTCGAACATCCAGACGCCGGCCATCAACTCGTGGTCAGCAACGCGGCGGGAATCCTGAGCTATGTCGAGGTAGGCCCACGTGGATGTGTTCTCGGCTTCTCCCATGGAACCGGAACTCGGCCCACCTCCGCCCCCAGTGCGGCCTTGGTAGATGCCGTCGAAACCATTTTCTGCGCCGCGCTACTGACGCACCCGTTCGTCGGCCATCCGCCGCAACCGTCTGCGGCACAAGCTCCAGCGCGGCAAGGACTTTCGATGAGCCTCTCGGCCCTGCTGGAAAGGGCCGCGGGGGCACTGTTCACCGGGGTGTCGCCAACATTGTTGGTTGACACCGAGTTGGATTCGGGTGCGGGGCGCTGGCTGCGCCGCCATCCTGAGTTCACCGTGCGCGTCCTCACCGGGGACGCATGGTTCGCCGCGGTTCATCGGATTGCCGATGAACTCGATCCCCGGCAAACCGCCGAACTGCAGGTCGTCCAGCAGCGAATACGCGCGGCACGCGCGAAGGACGCCGACAGCTTCAGCTGGGTCCGATCCGCAGACCACGGACCCAGCACGAGTGCCGTACCCATCCCGACCGCGCCCGCGGACCCGGTATCCGGCGACCTGGGACTCGCCATGGTCGCACTGTGCACTGCGATAAGCGGGGGCGAGTTGCGTCCCGGGGACGAGATTCCTCCGCGCACCATCTCGCGTCGCACCGGGCTTACGCCGACCCGGGTCAGCGAGACGCTCAGCTGGTTCGCTTCCGAGGCGCAGCTCGACCGCCGCAACGGCCGGTACTGGATTCCCATGCCGAGCGCACGCGACATCATCGAGACCTATACCGCGCGCGGCCTTCTCGGCACCGCAATCGCACGGCGTCTCGCTGACCCCGCGACCGTCTTGCCCCCAGCGCTCGACGCCTACCTGGATCGTCTGCGGGTCTGCCACGAAATGCACCTGACGCACGACGCCTACATGATCGACTTGGATTTCCAGAACGAACTGGCACGCTGCGCGAATATGCCCCGGATCGGTTCGATGTTCGTCCAGCTCTCACTTCAGCTCCGACTGTTTGTCACCATCATCGGATTGGACTACCAGTACCCCACCGACGAGATCGTCACCGACGGTCGCCGCTTGGTACTCGCATGCCAGAAAAACGATGCCGAGGCGGCGGTCGCCGCGTGGCGGCAGAAGACCGACAACTGCGTGCGCCACATGCTCCGCTTCCTCGACGCGATGGCCAGCCGGACCAAATAG
- a CDS encoding proline racemase family protein: MKTTHVYHAVDSHTEGMPTRVIVGGVPVFPGDTMAERRQWFMENNDDLRKLLMREPRGHASMSGSILQPPTRPDADFGVLFIEVSGLLPMCGHGTIGTATVLVETGMVAVTEPVTTLRLDTPAGLVIAEVAVSDGQAKSVTIRNVPSFSYGLDQTVEVPGFGRVRYDIAFGGNFYAIVELEDLGLPFDRKAKQQLLDAGLVIMDAINEQNRPVHPERPDIAGCHHVYLKAPGSTAQHSRHAMAIHPGWFDRSPCGTGTSARMAQLHARGELPLHTDFLNESFIGSQFTGRLVDTTTVGGIEAVIPTITGRAWITGTAQYMIDPDDPFPIGFEL, encoded by the coding sequence GTGAAGACCACCCACGTCTATCACGCGGTCGACTCACACACCGAAGGCATGCCCACCCGCGTGATCGTGGGCGGAGTGCCCGTCTTCCCGGGCGACACCATGGCGGAGCGGCGTCAATGGTTCATGGAGAACAACGACGATCTGCGCAAGCTGCTCATGCGCGAGCCGCGCGGGCACGCGTCGATGAGCGGCTCGATTCTGCAGCCGCCGACGCGCCCCGACGCCGACTTCGGCGTCCTGTTCATCGAGGTCTCGGGGCTGCTGCCGATGTGCGGTCACGGCACCATCGGTACCGCCACGGTGCTGGTGGAAACCGGCATGGTTGCGGTGACCGAGCCGGTCACCACCCTGCGGCTGGACACCCCGGCGGGCTTGGTCATCGCCGAGGTCGCCGTCTCCGACGGTCAGGCCAAGTCCGTCACCATTCGTAACGTGCCGTCCTTCAGCTACGGGCTCGATCAAACCGTGGAAGTGCCCGGATTCGGTCGGGTGCGCTACGACATCGCCTTCGGCGGCAATTTCTACGCCATCGTCGAACTCGAGGACCTGGGGTTGCCGTTCGACCGCAAGGCCAAGCAGCAGCTGCTGGACGCCGGCCTGGTGATCATGGACGCCATCAACGAGCAGAACCGTCCGGTGCACCCGGAGCGCCCGGACATCGCCGGCTGCCACCACGTGTACCTCAAGGCGCCCGGCTCGACCGCACAGCATTCGCGGCACGCGATGGCGATCCACCCGGGCTGGTTCGACCGTTCGCCGTGCGGCACCGGGACCAGCGCGCGGATGGCGCAGCTGCACGCCCGGGGCGAACTTCCGCTGCACACCGACTTCCTCAACGAATCGTTCATCGGCAGCCAGTTCACCGGGCGCCTGGTCGACACCACTACCGTCGGCGGGATCGAGGCGGTGATTCCCACCATCACCGGACGCGCCTGGATCACCGGCACCGCGCAGTACATGATCGACCCCGATGATCCGTTCCCCATCGGATTCGAGCTGTGA
- a CDS encoding GntR family transcriptional regulator, whose amino-acid sequence MNITNLRQFDKMSLREQVTRALRAAIISGELVADEVYSAPALGERFGVSATPVREAMLDLIRENLVETVPNKGYRVTVLDDADLDDITELRMLIEPALTAQAAELIPTEDFAELRSLADDIVSCAAEGDLVSYTEADRAFHLKILGYSGNSRATTIISDLRANTRLYGLATLVELGLLADSAREHHVIVNALEARDPALVDRLMREHISQTRGRWATR is encoded by the coding sequence GTGAACATCACCAACCTGCGGCAGTTCGACAAGATGAGCCTGCGCGAGCAGGTGACCCGGGCCCTGCGCGCCGCGATCATCTCCGGCGAACTCGTGGCGGACGAGGTGTATTCGGCCCCGGCGCTCGGCGAGCGCTTCGGCGTCTCGGCCACCCCGGTCCGGGAGGCCATGCTCGACTTGATTCGGGAGAACCTGGTCGAGACGGTGCCGAACAAAGGCTACCGGGTCACGGTGCTCGACGACGCCGACCTCGATGACATCACCGAACTGCGCATGCTGATCGAACCGGCGCTCACCGCCCAGGCGGCCGAGCTGATCCCGACGGAGGACTTCGCCGAACTGCGGTCACTGGCCGATGACATCGTCTCCTGCGCCGCCGAGGGCGATCTGGTCTCTTACACCGAGGCCGACCGCGCCTTCCATCTGAAGATCCTCGGCTACAGCGGCAACAGCCGCGCGACGACGATCATCTCCGACCTGCGCGCGAATACTCGCCTCTACGGCCTGGCCACCCTCGTGGAACTCGGTTTGCTGGCCGACTCGGCGCGTGAACACCACGTGATCGTCAACGCTCTCGAAGCCCGCGACCCCGCTCTCGTCGACCGTTTGATGCGGGAGCACATCAGCCAGACGCGCGGCCGCTGGGCGACCCGCTGA
- a CDS encoding (2Fe-2S)-binding protein, which yields MPENQPESTEVLFTFDGEAIPARAGQTVGGALTDAGIKSWRTTRFDHRLRGLFCGIGVCFDCLLTIDGRPNQRACLVPVRDGLACGSGGVTGVDSRG from the coding sequence TTGCCTGAGAACCAGCCCGAGAGCACCGAGGTGCTTTTCACCTTCGACGGCGAGGCGATTCCCGCGCGCGCCGGACAAACGGTCGGCGGGGCGCTCACCGACGCCGGTATCAAGAGCTGGCGCACCACACGTTTCGACCATCGCCTACGCGGGCTGTTCTGCGGGATCGGGGTGTGCTTCGACTGCCTCTTGACCATCGACGGACGCCCGAATCAACGCGCCTGCCTGGTCCCGGTGCGTGACGGACTGGCATGCGGGAGCGGCGGAGTTACGGGGGTGGACTCGCGTGGCTGA
- a CDS encoding IclR family transcriptional regulator — MTSPDGGRSGVVQSVDRAISILEVIARTRSIGVTAIATELGLSKTTVSRLLATLEGRGLVEQNETRGEYTLGYTAWMLSSSPKRRPDLVATCRPFAVDLARRIGETVNIAVLDNGEVMTVDQIAGDSAIGSIDWVGRRTPIHATAAGKILLACLPVDERANLVPDPLPRFTEHTITERARLDRELDEATATGVAYTYEENEIGEVAVGAPIRDFDGRAFASVTLAGPAFRVTDRLPAMSREVAKTAAEISWRFGWQKSS, encoded by the coding sequence ATGACTAGCCCCGATGGCGGCCGCAGCGGCGTCGTGCAGTCGGTTGATCGCGCAATCTCGATCCTCGAGGTCATTGCACGCACGCGATCGATCGGCGTGACGGCAATCGCGACCGAACTCGGACTGAGCAAGACCACCGTGTCCCGACTCCTCGCGACTCTCGAAGGCCGCGGCCTCGTCGAACAGAACGAAACACGCGGCGAGTACACGCTCGGCTACACCGCTTGGATGCTCTCGAGCAGCCCCAAACGCAGGCCTGACCTCGTCGCCACGTGCCGCCCGTTCGCTGTCGACCTCGCTCGCCGCATCGGCGAGACCGTCAATATCGCCGTGCTAGACAACGGCGAGGTGATGACCGTCGACCAGATCGCCGGCGATTCGGCTATCGGCAGCATCGACTGGGTGGGCCGCCGCACGCCGATCCACGCCACAGCCGCGGGCAAGATCCTCCTCGCCTGCCTGCCTGTAGACGAACGCGCCAACTTGGTGCCCGATCCCCTGCCTCGCTTCACTGAGCACACCATCACCGAACGCGCTCGCCTCGACCGCGAACTCGACGAGGCCACAGCGACCGGCGTCGCATACACCTACGAAGAGAACGAGATCGGCGAAGTCGCAGTCGGCGCGCCGATCCGAGACTTCGACGGTCGGGCCTTTGCTTCGGTGACCCTCGCCGGACCGGCGTTCCGTGTCACCGATAGGTTGCCGGCGATGAGTCGCGAGGTTGCGAAGACGGCCGCCGAGATCTCCTGGCGATTCGGCTGGCAGAAGTCGAGCTGA
- a CDS encoding FAD/NAD(P)-binding oxidoreductase, which produces MADSEGQVQARYDVAVVGAGPAGLAAAVAAAESNLSVALVDSAAQPGGQFWRHPDERFDAPDEGRGQHLWRRFTDLRSRLHEHTSAAAAPGRIVLHFSRQVWFLEPIEDAGGEPRYALHLTALAGPPPETNRIDARTLILCPGGYDRQLPVPGWDLPGVMSAGGVQALLKANRSVAGKKAVVAGTGPFLLPVATGLAEAGAHVVALCEASQLVRGWGRHPIAAASVPSKAIEGAEYAYAMARHRIRYRTRTVVTAIEGADCVTGVTTARLDRDGRIRPETQQRHEADLVAFGWGFTPSLELVTATGAQTRVDVDGSLVAVVDDAQRSDVPGVYIAGEATGVGGAVLALAEGELAGLTAAQDLGAMASLTRRRSKLIGVITRGRRFASAMHQAHPVPARWADWLQPDTTVCRCEEVSYAELSRARDELGAEDARTAKLVARPGMGWCQGRVCGFATACLTAPSGVPNVADLVAGAKRTIAAPITLGELADEYDRAQP; this is translated from the coding sequence GTGGCTGATTCAGAAGGGCAGGTGCAGGCACGGTATGACGTCGCAGTTGTCGGCGCCGGTCCGGCGGGGCTGGCGGCTGCGGTGGCCGCGGCCGAGTCGAATCTGTCGGTGGCGCTGGTGGATTCGGCTGCGCAACCCGGCGGACAGTTCTGGCGCCACCCCGACGAACGATTCGACGCTCCAGACGAAGGCCGCGGGCAGCACCTGTGGCGGCGTTTCACCGATCTGCGCTCGCGGCTGCACGAGCACACCTCGGCGGCCGCAGCGCCCGGCCGGATCGTGCTCCACTTCTCGCGACAGGTGTGGTTCCTCGAACCCATCGAGGACGCCGGCGGCGAACCGCGCTATGCGCTGCACCTCACCGCACTCGCCGGCCCGCCGCCGGAAACCAACCGGATCGATGCACGCACGCTCATCCTGTGCCCGGGCGGCTACGACCGTCAGCTACCGGTACCCGGCTGGGATCTCCCCGGCGTCATGTCAGCCGGTGGCGTGCAGGCACTTCTGAAGGCCAACCGCAGCGTGGCCGGGAAGAAGGCGGTGGTTGCAGGCACCGGCCCGTTCCTGCTTCCGGTCGCGACCGGCCTCGCGGAAGCGGGTGCCCACGTGGTGGCTTTGTGCGAGGCAAGCCAACTCGTCCGCGGCTGGGGTCGTCATCCGATTGCCGCCGCATCGGTCCCGAGCAAGGCAATCGAGGGTGCCGAATACGCGTATGCGATGGCGCGACACCGGATTCGCTATCGCACCCGCACCGTCGTCACCGCGATCGAGGGCGCCGATTGCGTCACCGGCGTCACCACCGCGCGCCTCGATCGTGACGGACGCATTCGGCCCGAAACCCAGCAGCGCCACGAGGCGGATCTGGTCGCCTTCGGTTGGGGTTTCACCCCGTCGCTCGAGTTGGTCACCGCGACCGGCGCACAGACCCGGGTCGACGTCGACGGCTCATTGGTTGCCGTGGTAGACGACGCGCAGCGCTCAGACGTGCCCGGCGTCTACATCGCGGGAGAAGCGACCGGTGTTGGTGGCGCGGTTCTCGCGCTGGCCGAAGGTGAACTGGCCGGGTTGACGGCAGCCCAGGACCTGGGAGCGATGGCGTCGCTCACGCGGCGGCGCAGCAAGCTCATCGGGGTGATCACCCGGGGACGCCGTTTTGCGAGCGCGATGCATCAGGCGCATCCGGTGCCGGCGCGCTGGGCGGACTGGCTGCAGCCCGACACCACTGTTTGCCGTTGCGAAGAGGTCAGCTACGCGGAGCTGTCCCGCGCGCGCGACGAGCTGGGTGCCGAAGACGCGCGCACCGCAAAACTGGTCGCCCGACCAGGCATGGGCTGGTGCCAGGGCAGGGTGTGCGGTTTCGCCACCGCCTGCCTGACCGCCCCATCCGGAGTGCCCAACGTCGCCGACCTTGTCGCAGGCGCCAAGCGCACCATCGCCGCGCCGATCACACTGGGTGAGTTGGCCGACGAATACGATCGGGCGCAGCCGTGA
- a CDS encoding FAD-binding oxidoreductase — translation MIKSCDVVVIGAGAVGSAISWYATRAGLTVAVVERGSIVSGSSSACEGNLLVSDKEAGPELDLALYSHDVWAGELVQYADLWEFDFKGGLVVASTAAGYAGLVELMERQRAAGVHVDDVPLDEVPALEPHLTPDITGAAYYPQDCQVQPVLLAAHLLRMAREGGAVVYTDTTVTGFLTEAGRVTGVRTSAGNISAPMVVNAAGAWSGDVAALLGISMPVLPRRGFVLVTEPLPPTVFHKVYAGEYVASTQSSDSGLQTSTVIEGTRGGTVLIGSSRERVGFDATPSLAAIREIAARALRLYPCLRDVSVMRSYLGFRPYCTDHLPVIGTDPRAPGLWHAAGHEGAGIGLSVGTAKLLVQAMTGQTTDLELTPFAPDRPSLQEVTVA, via the coding sequence GTGATCAAGTCTTGTGACGTCGTCGTCATCGGCGCTGGGGCCGTCGGCTCGGCGATCAGTTGGTACGCCACGCGTGCCGGCCTGACGGTCGCCGTGGTCGAGCGCGGGAGCATCGTGTCCGGCAGCAGCAGCGCGTGCGAGGGCAACCTGCTGGTCTCCGACAAGGAAGCCGGACCCGAACTCGACCTCGCGCTCTACTCGCACGATGTATGGGCAGGCGAACTCGTCCAATACGCCGACCTCTGGGAGTTCGACTTCAAGGGCGGGTTGGTGGTGGCCTCCACCGCCGCCGGATACGCCGGCCTGGTGGAACTGATGGAACGCCAGCGTGCGGCCGGCGTTCACGTCGACGACGTACCACTCGACGAGGTGCCCGCGCTTGAGCCGCACCTCACCCCGGACATCACCGGAGCTGCGTACTACCCGCAGGACTGCCAGGTGCAGCCCGTGCTGCTGGCGGCGCATCTGCTGCGGATGGCGCGTGAGGGCGGCGCGGTGGTGTACACCGACACCACCGTCACCGGGTTTCTCACCGAGGCGGGACGGGTGACCGGGGTGCGGACCAGCGCCGGGAACATCTCCGCGCCGATGGTTGTCAACGCCGCGGGCGCCTGGTCCGGTGACGTGGCAGCGCTGCTGGGCATCTCCATGCCGGTGCTGCCGCGCCGTGGTTTCGTGCTGGTCACCGAGCCGCTGCCGCCGACGGTCTTCCACAAGGTGTACGCCGGGGAGTACGTCGCGAGCACACAAAGCTCGGATAGCGGCCTGCAGACCTCGACGGTGATCGAGGGAACCCGCGGCGGCACCGTGCTGATCGGCTCCTCCCGCGAGCGGGTCGGCTTCGACGCAACGCCGTCGCTGGCCGCGATCCGGGAGATCGCCGCCAGAGCGCTGCGGCTCTACCCTTGCCTGCGCGACGTTTCGGTGATGCGGTCCTACCTGGGCTTCCGCCCGTACTGCACCGACCATCTGCCGGTGATCGGCACCGATCCGCGCGCGCCCGGCCTGTGGCACGCGGCCGGGCACGAGGGCGCCGGCATCGGCTTGTCGGTGGGAACCGCGAAACTGTTGGTGCAGGCCATGACCGGGCAGACGACTGACTTGGAGCTGACGCCGTTCGCACCGGATAGGCCCAGCCTGCAGGAGGTCACCGTTGCCTGA
- a CDS encoding SRPBCC family protein, translating into MNAPAQMPAFNPDTAHAEAAVDPRVLASRRVPGMSLEAPFYISQTWFDLDIDAIFAKSWIFVANEAEIPEAGDYVVIDMGRYSIIVARDDDENVVAYHNVCRHRGARILNDACGSIGRIVCGYHQWTYDMDGSLVFADSQADDFDPSCFGLRTVNVRSVAGLIFICVSDETPADFDEVVGIVEPYLAPHRLGEAKVAKQMDLIEHGNWKLTMENNRECYHCAGGHPELLESYFPVYGFDLDDIPARLIPARDRYLAAIKDLEDTCNELSLPFAEIEELDTRPTGFRIMREPLEKAGESFTPDGTAAVSKLMADFPVARLGRNSMHVQPNFWCHFMADHAITFSVVPIAPDQTLLRTTWLVHPDAVEGVDYHLDELTWAWSATNQQDGTFVTRAHQGILSPAYVPGPYAPSEYQVDAFVNWYIQRIREHLGE; encoded by the coding sequence ATGAATGCTCCCGCGCAGATGCCCGCTTTCAACCCCGACACCGCCCATGCCGAAGCGGCAGTCGACCCGCGTGTGCTTGCTTCCCGACGAGTGCCGGGAATGAGCCTGGAGGCGCCGTTCTACATCTCGCAGACATGGTTCGACCTTGACATCGATGCGATCTTCGCCAAGTCGTGGATCTTCGTGGCGAACGAAGCCGAGATTCCAGAGGCGGGCGATTACGTGGTCATCGACATGGGCCGATACTCCATCATCGTCGCGCGTGATGACGATGAGAACGTGGTGGCCTACCACAATGTCTGCCGCCATCGGGGCGCCCGCATCCTCAACGACGCGTGCGGTTCGATCGGCCGGATCGTGTGCGGCTACCACCAGTGGACGTACGACATGGATGGCTCTCTGGTCTTCGCGGACTCGCAGGCCGACGACTTCGATCCGAGTTGCTTCGGGCTGCGGACGGTCAACGTTCGCTCTGTCGCCGGGTTGATCTTCATCTGTGTCAGCGACGAGACGCCCGCTGATTTCGACGAGGTCGTCGGGATCGTCGAGCCGTACCTTGCCCCTCATCGGCTCGGTGAGGCCAAGGTCGCCAAGCAGATGGACCTGATCGAGCACGGCAACTGGAAGCTCACCATGGAGAACAACCGGGAGTGCTACCACTGCGCCGGCGGCCACCCGGAACTGTTGGAGTCGTACTTCCCCGTCTACGGATTCGACCTCGACGACATCCCCGCTCGCCTCATCCCGGCGCGCGACCGGTATCTCGCCGCGATCAAGGATCTTGAGGACACCTGTAACGAGTTGTCGCTGCCCTTTGCGGAGATCGAGGAACTCGACACCCGGCCCACCGGATTCCGCATCATGCGTGAGCCGCTGGAGAAGGCCGGCGAATCCTTCACCCCGGACGGTACTGCGGCAGTCAGCAAGCTGATGGCCGACTTCCCGGTCGCGCGGCTGGGGCGGAACTCGATGCACGTGCAGCCGAATTTTTGGTGCCACTTCATGGCCGACCACGCGATCACCTTCTCGGTGGTCCCGATAGCGCCGGACCAGACCCTCCTGCGCACCACCTGGCTTGTCCATCCGGATGCCGTCGAGGGTGTCGATTACCACCTCGATGAACTGACCTGGGCCTGGAGCGCCACCAACCAGCAGGACGGCACCTTCGTCACGCGCGCACACCAGGGGATCCTGAGTCCCGCGTACGTGCCCGGCCCGTATGCGCCGTCTGAGTATCAGGTCGACGCGTTCGTCAACTGGTACATCCAGCGCATCCGGGAGCACCTCGGAGAATGA